A window from Toxoplasma gondii ME49 chromosome IX, whole genome shotgun sequence encodes these proteins:
- a CDS encoding hypothetical protein (encoded by transcript TGME49_288045~Predicted trans-membrane domain (TMHMM2.0):450-473) yields the protein MSLCFGVRLSACLLFFVSLLRLRWFSLHPGCQLSFLLSCGGESLSDSGPFPRASQTRHKRRAAGEGEGFMDLQTLAADAREVVFDRNEALNWGRRLSRFRLPRGGRQLLSTREDSTAKTTHRRTWIERSLPFAFSAEREIGEFAAENGVRRVEKGGRPQRGIHTLPRQRQTDGGEKETPPTTEDARVASPPAVLSAAFQVAERLRDTRTANWPSDSSKMRSPPRVFAAEKQEQGAHSPLERELGERLSLPLSVSTTWQVPSVSGFSFLAYTNRQAPPTRIRSSQELRSVGRKLGSSGDTHLPPNEKAPPSSFRRLWGDGSREREALFPLDGGPSRPTRVSIPVGLRANPNPSAGQKEEKQQPRSLSASSVRSDVERLPSGETSFSGVQVSGNALALAAGLGGVILGSSLGNGYPLAGVNYPFPYYNLGYPREDCAIQGEYPGACTLTTLQLILIIMAVLFCLALCGIAICCWVTQDESGSSRRRYRFTRFARP from the coding sequence ATGTCTCTTTGTTTCGGTGTGCGCCTTTctgcctgtcttcttttcttcgtctctcttcttcggcttagatggttctctctgcatcctGGCTGCcagctttcttttcttctctcctgtggaggcgagagccTCTCCGACTCTGGCCCTTTCCCTCGCGCTTCCCAGACGAGGCACAAGCGTCGAGCGGCGGGTGAGGGTGAAGGATTCATGGATCTGCAGACACTTGCCGCAGACGCAAGAGAAGTTGTCTTCGACAGAAATGAGGCTCTTAATTGGGGGCGGCGGTTGTCAAGATTTCGGCTTCCGCGAGGAGGACGCCAGCTTTTGTCTACACGTGAAGActcgacagcgaagacgactcACCGCAGAACTTGGATCGAAAGATCCCTTCCTTTTGCCTTTTCTGCAGAGCGAGAAATCGGGGAATTCGCGGCCGAAAACGGCGTCAGGAgggtggagaaaggaggcaggcCACAGAGAGGAATCCACACGCTGCcccgacagagacagaccgacggaggcgagaaagaaactccGCCAACGACTGAGGAcgctcgcgtcgcctctcccccTGCTGTACTCTCAGCTGCTTTTCAGGTGGCAGAGAGGTTACGAGACACTCGCACTGCCAACTGGCCTTCAGACAGTTCGAAAATGAGGTCCCCGCCAAGAGTTTTCGCTGCCGAGAAACAAGAGCAGGGAGCACACTCGCCGCTTGAAAGGGAACTAGGTGAGCGGCTGAGTCTCCCTCTCAGCGTTTCGACAACTTGGCAAGTTCCATCGGTCTCAGGCTTCTCCTTTCTAGCATACACAAATAGGCAGGCGCCTCCGACGCGAATCCGCTCGAGTCAGGAACTGCGGAGCGTTGGTCGGAAGCTCGGTTCCTCTGGCGACACCCACTTGCCGCCGAACGAGAAGGCGCCGCCTTCAAGTTTTCGACGTCTCTGGGGAGACGGTagccgagagcgagaagcgctTTTCCCTCTGGACGGAGGTCCCAGTCGGCCGACGAGAGTTTCAATCCCTGTCGGTCTGAGAGCCAATCCAAATCCCTCAGCTGgacagaaggaggagaaacagcagcCACGGTctttgtctgcgtcttctgttcgtAGCGACGTGGAAAGGCTGCCGTCGGGAGAAACCTCTTTTTCTGGGGTGCAAGTCAGCGGCAACGCTCTCGCGTTAGCTGCAGGCCTTGGAGGAGTGATTCTAGGTTCGTCTCTCGGCAACGGTTATCCTCTCGCCGGAGTGAACTATCCTTTTCCGTACTACAACCTCGGGTATCCGCGAGAAGACTGCGCGATTCAGGGCGAGTATCCGGGAGCATGCACCCTCACAACTCTGCAGCTCATTCTGATAATCATGgccgttctcttctgcctcgcaCTGTGCGGCATTGCGATCTGCTGCTGGGTCACGCAAGACGAGAGTGGAAGTTCCCGCCGCAGATACAGATTTACGCGTTTTGCGAGACCGTGA